DNA sequence from the Sardina pilchardus chromosome 23, fSarPil1.1, whole genome shotgun sequence genome:
gggggtttttttgtgtACAAATACAGATCAAATACATCTTATGACATACCAGACATTGactatttgtttatcttttCTCTCACAGATGCATCAAGCCTACCAGGAGGTAAGATCTAGGTCATGTGATATTAACAAATATTGATTATGGCATACCCTGTTTATCAAACAGACTTTGAATGTATACCATTGCCATACATCAGACCAGAGGAGTAAACTAGCTAAATGGtatatgcctctctctctcttctctgtctttctgtctctgtctctctctctgtccctctccctctctctctcactgtgctcCTGTCGTTGTGTCCTGTAGTGTTACAAAGTGAGATGCCTGGAGACAGATGGCCCCCCTGGTCCACTTGGACACAGAGGACAGAAAGTGAGTATTTGCCCCCCTGCTTACCTGAATGCATAAGCCACTGTCTTTCTTTTGATTGTACTGGGCAAGTGCTTTGTGTGTAGAGGAAAATGTTGCATGCTCAGAGTTCAGAGAAGATGTCTTCATTCAATAACTGATGTTGCGTTTGTTTGGTTTTATAGGGTGCCAAAGGTGACCAAGGTAGCCCTGGGCCAAAAGGTGACCAAGGTCGGCAGGTGAGTCACTACATGGTTGTCAGTCCTTGAATGATGAAAACTTTGGAAATGCTGACACTGCTCAACAGTCAACAGCCCAGTCTTCATATACTTTAGATACTTTTTAGATGTACCATGGCTGTATTAAGGATTGACTTGTTACTGTTGAATAAGATATAATGTGCACATTTCCATGTATTTCTTTAGAATAATGTAATTTCTTTGTGGTATTTTTCCTCAGGGTGATCCTGGTATTGAAGGTCCTATTGGTCATCCTGGACCTAAAGTAAGACTTTCATCTGCAGGCAATGCAATATCACAAAATAAAACGTCTAGCATTTCAGTCACTTAATTGGTTAATATTAATTGATTTGTATTATCTTTTAGGGAGAGACTGGCTTGAAAGGGGATAAGGTGAGTATTACTGaacacatttttaattttaaaatTCTTATTCAAGTTCAATGTGTTCTTAGTTCAAGgtaaagtacagtatatgccatcTGTAACATACATCCATTGTTTCTTGTCTACAGGGTGAGATCGGCACACAAGGAAAGAAGGTATTGCACCTTGACGTTTTCCTTAAATTTCAGATATCAAAATAGTAAATCAAATTGCCAAAATTCTTAAATGGACTCTCTTTTGATCGACTGCAGGGAGGAGCCGGGTTACCTGGACGCAATGGAACAGACGGCCAGAAGGTGGGTTTCTCAGGTGTAGCGCAGGAAGAGCTTTAACTTGAAGTGCACCAGACTTTTAGTGGAGTGAATGTGTTAGTTACAAAGAAGTTAGTGAAGCTACAATGTAAAACTACAGTAAGCAGGTTTCCACACAACCTCATAATGCTCATTTGAACTATTTGAACAAGGAATACGGTACTGACTGGAAACAGTTGAAATGCAGATTTAATCTTCTAATGGACATCTCTAATGGAAATTTGATTCGCTAGAGGGAGGTGGATTAACTCTGGATCATCAGATACAATTCAATTAAAATACATGGAATGCATTATTTTCCAGACATTCCATTGTTGCAATCCTACCAGAGACAGTTTATAAAGcagtaactagacaatctttggtcCTACCTCTGTGTTTCCGTAAACGTTGCCCTGACGACCTTACACTCTGATCCCAACGCTGATCAGAACTCTTCCCTAGATTTGGAGAATTTTGAATTACACATTTCCTGGCGGATGGAAACATACTCAGATGTGCATGTGTCAAATCttcatgaacacacatatattatataAATAAGCTGAATGGAAACCTGCTTTGTAACTGTACTGATGATTGCTCAACTATTCAATTGGAAAATAATTATTGTTTGCGTTCAGTTGCATAGagacttgtgttgtgtgtatctgtcttaGAGACATGCAGTATGTTAGTATTATTGATATCTTTAACACTCTAATTTCCTTTTGGAGTGAATAAAGTAATCTATCCATCTCAATTCATTCAATTCTTAACTCTCTACACAGGGTAAAATTGGGCGGATAGGTTCTCCTGGTTGTAAAGGGGACCCAGGTGACAAGGTATGTCTGCTTGTGTCGTTTGCATTTTGCATGGCAATAATAGCCAAACACCTGGTTGCAGCTGAGGATGCAACAGCATACACATTTTAACACTTAAAATCATAATTTGTGCCATGCTATTACAGTCATACTTGCAGCAACATTCTTTAGGGTTTGGGTGTGTAAATAATTGCTAATAATTTACATGTATAATGGCAGTGAGTAGGTAACTGTGTCTGCAGTGGATCAGTATGGTCTATGGAGCCAGACTTGATTAGCCTACTAGTGACAATTCAGGCACCATTTCCAATTTTGTGCATTGTAACAGTGAATTGACCGTCACTGGATGTGCTGGATTGGAATTCTATTTGGACAGAAACATCAACTGGCCTTTTTTATGGCCCTGAAATGGTGCCCTGACAATGGATGTTTCCCAAAGTTGAGGAAGCATACTCAAAGGCAAGAATGCTCTGAAATTCAcatccttcgttctgagaattttcAAGGATGCATCTGTGGATCCTCATGTGAACGAAAATACCCACAATCCTCTGCATTGACAGACCACAGCGATGTGCATGTTCACACTAGCTAGTCTGTTCCAAAGTAGAGTCCGAGAACACTAGGGAGGCCTCTAACCTCATCTTCGTAGAACCAGACTCacaagaaagcattctatcaaggaagCATGCTCAACTTTGGAAAACAGCCATCATCTACCTTTTAGTAGACTGCCAAATATACAAACACCAGTGAATGGTAATGACTGACAAGGTTTTTGTCTATGTAATTGTAAATCATCATTGTGAATTGTTGTTATATTTTTAGGGACCTGATGGTCACCCAGGAGATGTTGGTGACATTGGTTTCGCTGGCACTGGTGGAGAGAAGGTAAGCTGCATTTCAACACATATCcagctactgtatacagtagattTTGTTTCAGAAAATGTAAATAGGATATTTTGTACTGAGACACAAATGCAGAGCAGTATTTCACACTAAATGAATAGCAAAGCACTGTATATCATCTCTGTAATCATCAATcaatattttacttttattttcttatCCAATGCAGAATCTTGGGTGACATGAAATGAGTGATTGATTAGTATAGACCACATGCCACATTAggaactcactctctttcctcatAGGGAGATCCTGGTCGTCCAGGGAGATCAGGACCCACAGGCCCGTCAGGAGATGCTGGACCTAAGGTATGactcacaggaagtgatgtccgtgtctgtctgttctgCAAAACATCATCCTTCAAAGGATATGGTTCATTCTGAGGTCAGGTCTAGTGTTAGGTCCAGTATTTTCCCTCCAAGTTGCATTGATAAAATGGTACAGCTGAAGATGTAAAACACAGGTCGTGTTGCTATGGTGCTAAAATGTCTTGAAACAGGATGTTGAAACCCTCTCAAGATGTAAGCCAGATGTTTTGAACTTTATCCTTTGCCACGTCGGATTGAGCATGTGCTATGGTATATTttctgtcaatcacacacacaagtattacTGGAGCTTAAAAATGATAGTGATGTAGTAATTTACACCTTATGATTTTCAGCACATTAGAAAAAATGTGCCATAACTGAGTTGTTGTCATACTCTTCTGCCCCCtgcagggagaaagaggaagtcCAGGCACCCCAGGACGACCAGGGCCTAAAGGACCAGCAGTGAGTATGCCTCTTCATTTACCTCAAATTAAACATCTCGCTCCCTGTATATCTGCTACTTTCTTCACATTAAACAAAACACATCAAGATTGGGATTGCATTCACTGTAGCTACAGCTGTGGTCATTTTGATTGTCCATTAATCTCTATGTATTCTGCAGGGGAAGTTAGGTGGACCAGGACCAAGAGGCGAGCCTGTAAGCGATTATGTCAAATATTTCTTTCACATATCCCTGTAGATCTGTTGGAATGTACTACAAATAGGCCTTACTATGTTTTGAACTTGTTCTCCACAGGGAAGACGAGGAGACTACGGAGCCAAGGGGGGCAGTGGGGCTCCAGGCCCGAAAGGAGAGAAGGTAtcgttaaatagttgaataatTATAACTTTATCCAAGCGTCCTGATCAGTGAatacatccatccatcactgGGATATAGCGAATAACTACACAATAACATTCAGTCTACATTGTCATTACATACTGAGTCATTCATGTCGTTTGTCTAGGGTGAAGCTGGTCAGGAGGGACAAAGAGGTCTTCCAGGTGAATCTGGCACAAAAGGATCCAAGGTATGGACTATCTGCCCAATATCGATGTGTTGTTTGTTAAACTCAGTGTGTCATTGGCCATTCATTGACTCGATTTCAGTTGTCCACACAAGCACATGATACATATTTCAATAAAATTGTCCATTTTGTGTTGTCTTGTAGGGAGACAATGGTTTACCAGGACCAAGGGGTCCTCCAGGAGCATTAGGGGAACCAGGAATCAATGTAAGTGACAGGATAGTCACACCACAGattgatgctgtgtgtgtagatgagtaAAACTCCCACAGGGGGGTATTCTGGTGATACAGTTGACATGGGAAACTGCATCTGTTTAACAGGGTAGCCGTGGCGACCCTGGTGATGTTGGACCTAGGGGAGATCCGGGTACTCCTGGACCCAAGGTGGGTGTGTCTCAGTAATTCATCTATAAAAGGGTGACGTCTACCCCTCACAGGTGCCTGTCACGGAAATGATGCAAGGCAATGCTAAAAGTAGTACTATGCTGTTGACATCTTTACGCAAAACTtaattatgtatgtgtgagtgattcTTAGCAAGAATTTGTAACATTTGATATTCAAGATCACATCATCTATGATTTCAGTAAAGTTGAACCACTGTGTTTGGCTACCTTTGATCTGTAAAACATTATAAAGTCTTTTTTGTTAatattctgtgtttgtgtttctcgaTGGTCAGGGTGATCACGGCAGACCAGGCTTCAGCTATCCTGGACGCAGAGGCGAAACAGTATGGCTAATCCTGtttgttctctcttctcccaaAAAACAGACACAATGCTACAGGCTTTATTAGCTTCTAGCTAAATCATTGTTAGCAAAATAAACTCTCAAAGAAAACAGAATTGAATGTGAGCATAAAACCTAATAATCATAGTGTACAGTGTTAAGAGTTGAATGGTGGTGGTGACTTTGTAAACTAAGACGTTTGTGACTACAGGATAGTACTTTTATATTTATCTCTTCCAGTGATCCTTAGGGATTTTTTGCCTCTCTTACCATCCTCGTCACTGTATTTGGTGTTTCGCTGTTGAGCATGGCTGAGGTATTTCCTTCTCCACAGGGTGGTAACGGTGAGAAGGGATCCCCTGGCCCAAGGGGCAGCAGAGGAGACTGTGGGGCTAAAGGAGAGCCTGGCCTGAAGGGACCAGTAGGAGATGCGGTGAGCATGAACAGGCTTGGCTTAATCATCGTCAGCCATCATTTGTTTATATCAAATCAGTGTGTATCAAAGTGTTTGGCTCATGAAAGTAACATGGATGCCTCATGCACTccaatatctgtgtgtgacctAGGGACTCGAAGGACCGCCAGGAGAACCAGGACAAAGAGGACCTAGAGGAGACAGTGGAGGAAATGTAAGTTTGTTTGCGCTCCTAGACAACATCCACAACCATGgcaatgtacagtaggctataacagCACAGTTGCATCTACAGAAGAGTAGGTTTAAAGCAACGCTAAAGAgcttttcgtaccttaaaataatgtttccacaATCATTTCAGCAGTTTATCAACTCATAACaaggtgaacggcacttctgcattcacttcgcggccctctatcagctataaccgcactatgtaacttaaccagatcgggtagcttacctgtagttcgatgaaatgagacataagaaactacaaatttgacttgcttcgatgtcgcaagaCCTCATACTAAAggacataaaatcatgcaacatactctactctgtctgtggacattgttatttgctggatgaacaattagcatgggtgtgacagaggaaaagtgctttagtgttgctttaatggccACATCTGAGTTTGAATATCGAATAATCTTAATAGTGACTGACATAATGAATCATGTAAGATCAGTGATGGCAGTCTGCTCTCAGAATCTCAAAACATATGTGATTGATACTAGACTGATAAGTTCACTTTGTGGGACTTGGGCAATTTACCTGAACTTTTATTCACGCTATTCCATCTGATTTTAGGGGGATCCTGGTGCTGAGGGTGACCCTGGCCTGACTGTAAGCATATGTATGATTATTGTAACTTTAAAATCTCATCACACCATTATAAAAGAGAAGTGACTTAGTCAATACTTCTATTCTAGGAATGTGATGTCATGAGCTACATTCGTGAGACCTGTGGTTGCTGTGGtaagtgacccccccccccccaaatcgaAACTGAAAATAACTGAATTCGAGATCTTTGAGATCTTTTTCTACAGACTGCTGGCATTGCATTGTCTCTACATTATGTTCATACTTTGTTGCAAAGACACATATTTAGTATGTTTATTATTACGCTTCTCAACTGCAAGGGGAACCTGAGAGCCGCTTTAACAAGACTAAAAACTTGACTTCCTCCGGAATAGGCCTTTAAAGCATTATTATGGACGTTGTCATTTCTGAAGGGACCTGGGGAAGTTATTCCAAATATACAGCACTATTTCAGCAGTTCACTGTAATATTGTTTTAGCGTGTAATGTGTTTGCTGTCGTCAAAATGAATAAATTCATGTTCTCGTCTTGGCTCTCTCCTCAGACTGTGAGAAGAGGTGTGGTGCTCTGGATATCGTCTTTGTGATTGACAGCTCAGAGAGTGTGGGTCTTACCAACTTCACCTTGGAGAAGAACTTTGTTATCAATACCATTAACAGATTGGGCTCCATTGCTAAAGACCCTAATTCACAGACAGGTAACATTTTTTGCTATCTACGATCTAGGCTTACTGTATGCAACAAGAAGTAATAGCTAGATAAATGTAAAAGACTTGTAAGATTTTGTTGTGTAAAGGCGATGTATGTATTCTGAATGTGTCATTTATTTTCGACACATCTTTGATTACAGAaattcttcccctctctccctcgctctttctcaccctctgtCCTTTTTCCATATTTGTCTATCGCTATCCCAGGAACCCGTGTTGGTGTGGTCCAATACAGTCACAGTGGAACCTTCCAGGCCATTAACCTCAACGACTCAAGGATCGACTCTCTGTCCGCGTTCAAAGATGCCGTGAAGAGGCTTGAGTGGATCGCCGGCGGCACCTTCACCCCCTCTGCGCTGAAATTCGCCTACGACAACCTGATCCGCGACAGCATGCGCAGCAGCGCCAAGGTGTCCGTGGTGGTGATCACAGACGGCCGATTCGACCCGCGCGACAACGACAAGCTCCTCACCTACCTGTGCAACCAGGGCCGGGACATCAACGTCAACGCCATCGGCATCGGCGACATGTTCGACGTCCCTCAGGACTACGAGAACCTGAACTCAATCGCTTGCATACAGAATGGCAACGCACCGCCGAACGCACCCGTGAAAAGCAACGGCAACAAGGTCATTCCCATGAAGCGCTTCGCTGACCTGGTGGCAGAGGAGTTCATCGATCAGATGGAGTCAGTGCTTTGCCCCGGTGAGGCCAATGGTTGTCAGTTAGTTAGTTATTGGCTATGTGCTCAAAGATGTTGCAGCAGATTCATTCCATCATTCATTTCGTATCTCCATAACTGCACTCCATTCATCTCTATGCTTTTTAATTGGAATGCGCATGATGGCCATGAGTATAGAAAGTCAAGTTGTGAATTTGTAAGTGTACACCTTATCGATGACGTTACTGGGCC
Encoded proteins:
- the col6a2 gene encoding collagen alpha-2(VI) chain isoform X2, which translates into the protein MVMLKILALCLLYGATVHAQGQECHKKAECPIHLYFVIDTSETIALQEPPPGSLVNSTRDFVEMFVKQLEDIDYRGLVQITWQIGALHFSQTQRIISGITDKSSFLDRLLKRPGMNYLGKGTYIDCALTNMTAQVKAASQPSMRFAVVITDGHVTGNPCGGIKTAAEQAKDLGIRLFAVATSNKMDEAGLREIASSPVGVYHDGLMAVNISPTSVAISRPTAERIIQTMMHQAYQECYKVRCLETDGPPGPLGHRGQKGAKGDQGSPGPKGDQGRQGDPGIEGPIGHPGPKGETGLKGDKGEIGTQGKKGGAGLPGRNGTDGQKGKIGRIGSPGCKGDPGDKGPDGHPGDVGDIGFAGTGGEKGDPGRPGRSGPTGPSGDAGPKGERGSPGTPGRPGPKGPAGKLGGPGPRGEPGRRGDYGAKGGSGAPGPKGEKGEAGQEGQRGLPGESGTKGSKGDNGLPGPRGPPGALGEPGINGSRGDPGDVGPRGDPGTPGPKGDHGRPGFSYPGRRGETGGNGEKGSPGPRGSRGDCGAKGEPGLKGPVGDAGLEGPPGEPGQRGPRGDSGGNGDPGAEGDPGLTECDVMSYIRETCGCCDCEKRCGALDIVFVIDSSESVGLTNFTLEKNFVINTINRLGSIAKDPNSQTGTRVGVVQYSHSGTFQAINLNDSRIDSLSAFKDAVKRLEWIAGGTFTPSALKFAYDNLIRDSMRSSAKVSVVVITDGRFDPRDNDKLLTYLCNQGRDINVNAIGIGDMFDVPQDYENLNSIACIQNGNAPPNAPVKSNGNKVIPMKRFADLVAEEFIDQMESVLCPDPVIVCPDLPCKSDEASSWNGSPLFDDDPVPSTVPNVANLISSLQDTKLSDTYTTAVATMAYTAQRAKFSTGFERQQWTEQFINSFRVVYGNIMGDPDKVVGWCL
- the col6a2 gene encoding collagen alpha-2(VI) chain isoform X1, giving the protein MVMLKILALCLLYGATVHAQGQECHKKAECPIHLYFVIDTSETIALQEPPPGSLVNSTRDFVEMFVKQLEDIDYRGLVQITWQIGALHFSQTQRIISGITDKSSFLDRLLKRPGMNYLGKGTYIDCALTNMTAQVKAASQPSMRFAVVITDGHVTGNPCGGIKTAAEQAKDLGIRLFAVATSNKMDEAGLREIASSPVGVYHDGLMAVNISPTSVAISRPTAERIIQTMMHQAYQECYKVRCLETDGPPGPLGHRGQKGAKGDQGSPGPKGDQGRQGDPGIEGPIGHPGPKGETGLKGDKGEIGTQGKKGGAGLPGRNGTDGQKGKIGRIGSPGCKGDPGDKGPDGHPGDVGDIGFAGTGGEKGDPGRPGRSGPTGPSGDAGPKGERGSPGTPGRPGPKGPAGKLGGPGPRGEPGRRGDYGAKGGSGAPGPKGEKGEAGQEGQRGLPGESGTKGSKGDNGLPGPRGPPGALGEPGINGSRGDPGDVGPRGDPGTPGPKGDHGRPGFSYPGRRGETGGNGEKGSPGPRGSRGDCGAKGEPGLKGPVGDAGLEGPPGEPGQRGPRGDSGGNGDPGAEGDPGLTECDVMSYIRETCGCCDCEKRCGALDIVFVIDSSESVGLTNFTLEKNFVINTINRLGSIAKDPNSQTGTRVGVVQYSHSGTFQAINLNDSRIDSLSAFKDAVKRLEWIAGGTFTPSALKFAYDNLIRDSMRSSAKVSVVVITDGRFDPRDNDKLLTYLCNQGRDINVNAIGIGDMFDVPQDYENLNSIACIQNGNAPPNAPVKSNGNKVIPMKRFADLVAEEFIDQMESVLCPDPVIVCPDLPCKSEPSVASCAQRPVDLVFLLDGSERLGMENFRRAQEFVERVSQRLTLARDKEDERNARVSLVQYGGENDQRVVFPLSHNFTLISDALARMSYMDSSSSVGPAITYAINNVVMSNRIRQARRHAELAFVFITDGVTSDKGLDEAISAMRRSEAVPVVVAMGSDVDKEVLTKLALQDEAAIFRGQDFNQLAKGNFFERFLRWIC